Proteins encoded together in one Juglans regia cultivar Chandler chromosome 9, Walnut 2.0, whole genome shotgun sequence window:
- the LOC108994295 gene encoding transcription termination factor MTERF9, chloroplastic isoform X1, which produces MAAFFSLYPFNTILCTPLNVSVSHLTVQSLSNFIGGSGGGIVKPRGRTCRFVALSTHSTPRILKSNRRSRYGHLLSPFDTDDEDFDDEDDEVKDDSSAPNDDFAKTAELDLKGKRLKSQHETRKGKQRQPERDWSFRASKPGQSLKIDEDQLDARNDENTIQRSDIGDSYHDFNETEEIRSVDMNGRGKLMTRKSMENKYPRLCEEIDLDKKWLPLLDYLTTFGLKESHFIQMYERHMPSLQINVCSARERLEYLLSIGVKHRDVRRILLRQPQILEYTVENNLKSHVSFLLGLGIPSSRVGQIISAAPSLFSYSIENSLKPTVRYLVEEVGIKEKALGKVIQLSPQILVQRIGISWNTRYTFLSKELGAPRDSIVKMVTKHPQLLHYSIDDGLLPRINFLRGIGMCNSDILKVLTSLTQVLSLSLEQNLKPKYMYLINELRNEVHSLTKYPMYLSLSLDQRIRPRHRFLVALKKAPKGPFPLSSLVPTDECFCQQWAGTSLDKYLAFRQRLLLKEFAKKYEKKG; this is translated from the exons atggcggcttttttctctctctatccctTCAATACCATTCTCTGCACTCCTTTGAACGTCTCAGTTTCGCACTTGACCGTACAGTCCCTCTCAAATTTTATTGGAGGAAGCGGGGGTGGAATTGTTAAGCCGAGGGGCAGAACGTGCAGGTTCGTGGCGCTGTCGACGCACTCGACCCCTAGAATCCTCAAGTCCAACCGGAGATCGCGCTACGGCCACCTACTTTCGCCGTTCGATACTGACGACGAGGATTTTGATGATGAAGACGACGAGGTGAAGGATGATTCTTCGGCGCCCAAT GATGACTTTGCCAAAACTGCAGAACTTGATCTTAAGGGAAAGAGATTGAAGTCCCAGCATGAAACAAGAAAAGGTAAACAGAGACAACCAGAGAGAGACTGGAGCTTCAGAGCATCCAAACCTGGACAAAGCCTCAAAATTGATGAAGATCAATTGGATGCGAGAAATGACGAGAACACTATACAAAGGAGTGACATTGGAGATTCCTATCATGATTTCAATGAAACAGAGGAAATCAGATCCGTAGATATGAATGGCAGAGGGAAG TTGATGACAAGGAAATCTATGGAGAACAAATATCCTCGGCTATGTGAAGAAATAGATTTGGATAAAAAATGGTTACCCCTTCTTGATTACTTGACCACATTTGGCCTTAAGGAATCACACTTTATACAAATGTATGAAAGGCACATGCCTTCCCTTCAAATTAATGTGTGTTCCGCACGAGAAAGGTTGGAATACTTGTTGAGTATTGGTGTCAAACATAGAGATGTGAGAAGAATACTTTTGAGGCAGCCGCAAATTTTGGAGTACACAGTAGAGAACAATTTGAAGTCCCATGTTTCTTTCTTGCTGGGTTTGGGCATTCCAAGTTCCAGAGTAGGGCAGATAATTTCAGCTGCACCATCTCTATTTTCTTACAGTATTGAGAACTCATTGAAACCCACAGTTAGATATTTGGTTGAGGAGGTCGGCATCAAGGAAAAAGCTTTAGGTAAAGTCATACAACTTAGCCCTCAAATCCTGGTCCAACGCATTGGCATATCGTGGAACACGCGTTATACTTTTCTGTCAAAGGAATTGGGAGCACCAAGAGATAGTATAGTCAAAATGGTGACTAAACATCCTCAGCTCCTCCATTACAGTATTGATGATGGATTACTGCCTAGGATCAATTTCCTGAGGGGTATAGGGATGTGTAATTCTGACATCTTGAAAGTTTTGACCAGCCTTACACAG GTATTATCCTTATCATTGGAGCAGAATCTGAAGCCTAAGTATATGTACTTGATCAATGAACTTCGTAACGAGGTGCATTCCTTGACAAAATATCCTATGTACTTAAGTTTGTCTTTGGACCAGAGAATTCGTCCTCGCCATAGATTCTTGGTTGCCCTTAAGAAAGCTCCAAAGGGGCCATTTCCTCTCAGTTCACTGGTTCCAACTGATGAATGCTTTTGTCAGCAGTGGGCTGGAACCAGTTTAGATAAATATTTGGCTTTTCGGCAGAGACTACTACTCAAGGAGTTTGCAAAGAAATACGAAAAGAAAGGATAA
- the LOC108994223 gene encoding probable WRKY transcription factor 20 isoform X2, with the protein MKPQVIHGPASSAAHPGTTVCSNTDSFNERNPSFFEFKPHATSNMVPADLNHHRNEQSIQVQGQCHPHAFASSASVKNEMAVSSNELSLSAPIHMVTSGASAPAEVDSGELNHRGTPNTGFQASQSESKGGGISAVAERPSDDGYNWRKYGQKLVKGCEFPRSYYKCTHPNCEVKKLFERSHDGQITEIIYKGTHDHPKPQPSRRYTSGTMMTVQEERSDKAPSLTGRDEKSGIYGQTSHAVEPNGTPDLSPVMANDDSLDGAGSTPNRNNDDVEDDDLFSKRRKMDIGGLDVTPVVKPIREPRVVVQTLSEVDILDDGYRWRKYGQKVVRGNPNPRSYYKCTNAGCPVRKHVERASHDPKAVITTYEGKHNHDVPTARTSSHDTAGHTTVSGPSRIIRSEESDTISLDLGVGISSAVENRSNEPRQAHHSEILGVQSHASNSNFKVFQATPVSAYFGVLSTGLSRYGSRENPSEGRKIEIPPLNHSSYPFPQNMGKILTGP; encoded by the exons ATGAAGCCTCAAGTGATCCATGGCCCTGCTAGTTCTGCTGCACATCCGGGAACTACAGTTTGCTCCAACACCGATTCCTTCAATGAAAGAAATCCCAGCTTCTTCGAATTTAAACCTCATGCCACATCAAATATG GTTCCTGCAGATCTGAACCACCATAGAAATGAACAATCTATCCAAGTCCAAGGTCAGTGCCATCCTCACGCCTTTGCATCATCAGCATCAGTGAAAAATGAGATGGCAGTTTCCTCAAACGAGTTGAGTCTTTCAGCACCAATTCACATGGTAACTTCAGGGGCTAGTGCACCGGCTGAAGTTGATTCAGGTGAGCTAAACCATAGAGGAACCCCAAATACTGGGTTTCAAGCTTCACAATCTGAGTCTAAAGGAGGTGGAATTTCTGCTGTTGCTGAGAGGCCATCGGATGATGGATATAACTGGCGAAAATATGGACAGAAACTTGTTAAAGGATGTGAATTTCCACGTAGCTATTACAAATGTACACATCCTAACTGTGAAGTGAAAAAGCTGTTTGAGCGCTCTCATGATGGACAGATTACTGAGATTATCTACAAGGGTACACATGATCATCCTAAACCCCAACCAAGCCGTCGGTATACTTCTGGTACCATGATGACTGTCCAAGAAGAAAGATCTGATAAGGCTCCATCTTTAACTGGTCGAGATG AGAAGTCTGGCATCTATGGACAAACATCCCATGCAGTTGAGCCAAATGGTACTCCTGACCTATCTCCTGTCATGGCAAATGATGATAGTCTAGATGGTGCAGGTTCAACTCCAAATAGGAAcaatgatgatgttgaggatgaTGATTTATTCTCCAAACGGAG GAAAATGGACATTGGTGGGCTTGATGTCACTCCAGTGGTTAAACCTATCCGGGAACCACGTGTAGTTGTCCAAACTCTTAGTGAGGTAGATATACTGGATGATGGGTATCGCTGGCGCAAATATGGGCAGAAAGTGGTCAGAGGTAATCCTAATCCAAG GAGCTACTACAAATGTACAAATGCTGGATGCCCTGTTAGAAAACATGTGGAGAGGGCATCTCATGATCCCAAAGCAGTTATAACCACATATGAGGGAAAACATAATCACGATGTGCCTACTGCAAGGACAAGTAGCCATGACACAGCAGGACACACAACTGTGAGTGGACCGTCAAGGATTATTAGATCAGAAGAAAGTGATACCATTAGCCTTGATCTTGGGGTTGGGATCAGCTCAGCTGTTGAAAATAGGTCCAACGAGCCCAGGCAGGCACATCATTCTGAAATTCTGGGAGTCCAATCTCACGCTAGCAATTCAAATTTTAAGGTGTTTCAAGCAACCCCAGTTTCAGCATATTTTGGTGTTCTAAGTACCGGCTTAAGTCGATATGGATCAAGAGAAAATCCAAGTGAAGGCCGAAAGATTGAAATTCCACCTTTAAACCATTCCTCTTACCCATTTCCACAGAACATGGGAAAGATACTGACGGGTCCTTGA
- the LOC108994286 gene encoding uncharacterized protein LOC108994286 encodes MEALVPSVSSSLLLPTLPNSNYTLLKIVSTKSHLLTSRKRCTHLKGNRRISTTRIPAINDVSAVTSPAGVELTWQIVVGALAGVTPFVVAGIEFSKRIMAQRKCEVCGGSGLVLRDNKYYFRCPGCGGFLPWQSWKRFFSG; translated from the exons ATGGAAGCTTTGGTCCCTTCAGTTTCTTCATCGCTGCTTCTTCCCACACTTCCAAACTCGAACTACACTCTCCTTAAAATCGTATCCACAAAATCCCATCTTCTTACTTCCCGAAAGAGATGCACCCATTTGAAAGGAAATAGGAGAATATCAACGACCAGGATTCCGGCAATAAACGATGTTTCGGCGGTGACGAGTCCAGCTGGGGTGGAGCTCACCTGGCAAATAGTTGTCGGTGCATTAG CTGGAGTTACACCCTTTGTGGTGGCAGGGATAGAGTTCAGCAAAAGAATT ATGGCACAGAGAAAATGTGAGGTATGTGGAGGGTCAGGGCTTGTTCTCAGAGACAATAAGTACTATTTTCGATGTCCCGGATGTG GTGGATTTCTCCCATGGCAGTCGTGGAAACGATTCTTTTCTGGTTAG
- the LOC108994295 gene encoding transcription termination factor MTERF9, chloroplastic isoform X3, protein MAAFFSLYPFNTILCTPLNVSVSHLTVQSLSNFIGGSGGGIVKPRGRTCRFVALSTHSTPRILKSNRRSRYGHLLSPFDTDDEDFDDEDDEVKDDSSAPNDDFAKTAELDLKGKRLKSQHETRKGKQRQPERDWSFRASKPGQSLKIDEDQLDARNDENTIQRSDIGDSYHDFNETEEIRSVDMNGRGKVLSLSLEQNLKPKYMYLINELRNEVHSLTKYPMYLSLSLDQRIRPRHRFLVALKKAPKGPFPLSSLVPTDECFCQQWAGTSLDKYLAFRQRLLLKEFAKKYEKKG, encoded by the exons atggcggcttttttctctctctatccctTCAATACCATTCTCTGCACTCCTTTGAACGTCTCAGTTTCGCACTTGACCGTACAGTCCCTCTCAAATTTTATTGGAGGAAGCGGGGGTGGAATTGTTAAGCCGAGGGGCAGAACGTGCAGGTTCGTGGCGCTGTCGACGCACTCGACCCCTAGAATCCTCAAGTCCAACCGGAGATCGCGCTACGGCCACCTACTTTCGCCGTTCGATACTGACGACGAGGATTTTGATGATGAAGACGACGAGGTGAAGGATGATTCTTCGGCGCCCAAT GATGACTTTGCCAAAACTGCAGAACTTGATCTTAAGGGAAAGAGATTGAAGTCCCAGCATGAAACAAGAAAAGGTAAACAGAGACAACCAGAGAGAGACTGGAGCTTCAGAGCATCCAAACCTGGACAAAGCCTCAAAATTGATGAAGATCAATTGGATGCGAGAAATGACGAGAACACTATACAAAGGAGTGACATTGGAGATTCCTATCATGATTTCAATGAAACAGAGGAAATCAGATCCGTAGATATGAATGGCAGAGGGAAG GTATTATCCTTATCATTGGAGCAGAATCTGAAGCCTAAGTATATGTACTTGATCAATGAACTTCGTAACGAGGTGCATTCCTTGACAAAATATCCTATGTACTTAAGTTTGTCTTTGGACCAGAGAATTCGTCCTCGCCATAGATTCTTGGTTGCCCTTAAGAAAGCTCCAAAGGGGCCATTTCCTCTCAGTTCACTGGTTCCAACTGATGAATGCTTTTGTCAGCAGTGGGCTGGAACCAGTTTAGATAAATATTTGGCTTTTCGGCAGAGACTACTACTCAAGGAGTTTGCAAAGAAATACGAAAAGAAAGGATAA
- the LOC108994295 gene encoding transcription termination factor MTERF9, chloroplastic isoform X2 — protein sequence MAAFFSLYPFNTILCTPLNVSVSHLTVQSLSNFIGGSGGGIVKPRGRTCRFVALSTHSTPRILKSNRRSRYGHLLSPFDTDDEDFDDEDDEVKDDSSAPNDDFAKTAELDLKGKRLKSQHETRKGKQRQPERDWSFRASKPGQSLKIDEDQLDARNDENTIQRSDIGDSYHDFNETEEIRSVDMNGRGKLMTRKSMENKYPRLCEEIDLDKKWLPLLDYLTTFGLKESHFIQMYERHMPSLQINVCSARERLEYLLSIGVKHRDVRRILLRQPQILEYTVENNLKSHVSFLLGLGIPSSRVGQIISAAPSLFSYSIENSLKPTVRYLVEEVGIKEKALGIILIIGAESEA from the exons atggcggcttttttctctctctatccctTCAATACCATTCTCTGCACTCCTTTGAACGTCTCAGTTTCGCACTTGACCGTACAGTCCCTCTCAAATTTTATTGGAGGAAGCGGGGGTGGAATTGTTAAGCCGAGGGGCAGAACGTGCAGGTTCGTGGCGCTGTCGACGCACTCGACCCCTAGAATCCTCAAGTCCAACCGGAGATCGCGCTACGGCCACCTACTTTCGCCGTTCGATACTGACGACGAGGATTTTGATGATGAAGACGACGAGGTGAAGGATGATTCTTCGGCGCCCAAT GATGACTTTGCCAAAACTGCAGAACTTGATCTTAAGGGAAAGAGATTGAAGTCCCAGCATGAAACAAGAAAAGGTAAACAGAGACAACCAGAGAGAGACTGGAGCTTCAGAGCATCCAAACCTGGACAAAGCCTCAAAATTGATGAAGATCAATTGGATGCGAGAAATGACGAGAACACTATACAAAGGAGTGACATTGGAGATTCCTATCATGATTTCAATGAAACAGAGGAAATCAGATCCGTAGATATGAATGGCAGAGGGAAG TTGATGACAAGGAAATCTATGGAGAACAAATATCCTCGGCTATGTGAAGAAATAGATTTGGATAAAAAATGGTTACCCCTTCTTGATTACTTGACCACATTTGGCCTTAAGGAATCACACTTTATACAAATGTATGAAAGGCACATGCCTTCCCTTCAAATTAATGTGTGTTCCGCACGAGAAAGGTTGGAATACTTGTTGAGTATTGGTGTCAAACATAGAGATGTGAGAAGAATACTTTTGAGGCAGCCGCAAATTTTGGAGTACACAGTAGAGAACAATTTGAAGTCCCATGTTTCTTTCTTGCTGGGTTTGGGCATTCCAAGTTCCAGAGTAGGGCAGATAATTTCAGCTGCACCATCTCTATTTTCTTACAGTATTGAGAACTCATTGAAACCCACAGTTAGATATTTGGTTGAGGAGGTCGGCATCAAGGAAAAAGCTTTAG GTATTATCCTTATCATTGGAGCAGAATCTGAAGCCTAA
- the LOC108994223 gene encoding probable WRKY transcription factor 20 isoform X1, with translation MSQTQTSSLSQFRLSSSGDLAPGNADDSGHPGSNSAKYKLMSPAKLPISRSACITIPPGLSPTSFLESPVLLSNMKAEPSPTTGSFMKPQVIHGPASSAAHPGTTVCSNTDSFNERNPSFFEFKPHATSNMVPADLNHHRNEQSIQVQGQCHPHAFASSASVKNEMAVSSNELSLSAPIHMVTSGASAPAEVDSGELNHRGTPNTGFQASQSESKGGGISAVAERPSDDGYNWRKYGQKLVKGCEFPRSYYKCTHPNCEVKKLFERSHDGQITEIIYKGTHDHPKPQPSRRYTSGTMMTVQEERSDKAPSLTGRDEKSGIYGQTSHAVEPNGTPDLSPVMANDDSLDGAGSTPNRNNDDVEDDDLFSKRRKMDIGGLDVTPVVKPIREPRVVVQTLSEVDILDDGYRWRKYGQKVVRGNPNPRSYYKCTNAGCPVRKHVERASHDPKAVITTYEGKHNHDVPTARTSSHDTAGHTTVSGPSRIIRSEESDTISLDLGVGISSAVENRSNEPRQAHHSEILGVQSHASNSNFKVFQATPVSAYFGVLSTGLSRYGSRENPSEGRKIEIPPLNHSSYPFPQNMGKILTGP, from the exons ATGTCGCAGACTCAAACCTCCTCTCTCTCCCAGTTTCGGCTGAGTAGCTCCGGTGACTTGGCACCCGGAAACGCCGACGATTCGGGTCACCCTGGTTCGAACTCCGCCAAATACAAGCTCATGTCGCCGGCCAAGCTCCCGATCTCGAGGTCCGCGTGCATCACGATCCCACCCGGGCTTAGCCCGACGTCATTCCTCGAGTCCCCTGTGCTTCTCTCCAACATGAAG GCAGAGCCCTCTCCGACCACCGGTTCCTTTATGAAGCCTCAAGTGATCCATGGCCCTGCTAGTTCTGCTGCACATCCGGGAACTACAGTTTGCTCCAACACCGATTCCTTCAATGAAAGAAATCCCAGCTTCTTCGAATTTAAACCTCATGCCACATCAAATATG GTTCCTGCAGATCTGAACCACCATAGAAATGAACAATCTATCCAAGTCCAAGGTCAGTGCCATCCTCACGCCTTTGCATCATCAGCATCAGTGAAAAATGAGATGGCAGTTTCCTCAAACGAGTTGAGTCTTTCAGCACCAATTCACATGGTAACTTCAGGGGCTAGTGCACCGGCTGAAGTTGATTCAGGTGAGCTAAACCATAGAGGAACCCCAAATACTGGGTTTCAAGCTTCACAATCTGAGTCTAAAGGAGGTGGAATTTCTGCTGTTGCTGAGAGGCCATCGGATGATGGATATAACTGGCGAAAATATGGACAGAAACTTGTTAAAGGATGTGAATTTCCACGTAGCTATTACAAATGTACACATCCTAACTGTGAAGTGAAAAAGCTGTTTGAGCGCTCTCATGATGGACAGATTACTGAGATTATCTACAAGGGTACACATGATCATCCTAAACCCCAACCAAGCCGTCGGTATACTTCTGGTACCATGATGACTGTCCAAGAAGAAAGATCTGATAAGGCTCCATCTTTAACTGGTCGAGATG AGAAGTCTGGCATCTATGGACAAACATCCCATGCAGTTGAGCCAAATGGTACTCCTGACCTATCTCCTGTCATGGCAAATGATGATAGTCTAGATGGTGCAGGTTCAACTCCAAATAGGAAcaatgatgatgttgaggatgaTGATTTATTCTCCAAACGGAG GAAAATGGACATTGGTGGGCTTGATGTCACTCCAGTGGTTAAACCTATCCGGGAACCACGTGTAGTTGTCCAAACTCTTAGTGAGGTAGATATACTGGATGATGGGTATCGCTGGCGCAAATATGGGCAGAAAGTGGTCAGAGGTAATCCTAATCCAAG GAGCTACTACAAATGTACAAATGCTGGATGCCCTGTTAGAAAACATGTGGAGAGGGCATCTCATGATCCCAAAGCAGTTATAACCACATATGAGGGAAAACATAATCACGATGTGCCTACTGCAAGGACAAGTAGCCATGACACAGCAGGACACACAACTGTGAGTGGACCGTCAAGGATTATTAGATCAGAAGAAAGTGATACCATTAGCCTTGATCTTGGGGTTGGGATCAGCTCAGCTGTTGAAAATAGGTCCAACGAGCCCAGGCAGGCACATCATTCTGAAATTCTGGGAGTCCAATCTCACGCTAGCAATTCAAATTTTAAGGTGTTTCAAGCAACCCCAGTTTCAGCATATTTTGGTGTTCTAAGTACCGGCTTAAGTCGATATGGATCAAGAGAAAATCCAAGTGAAGGCCGAAAGATTGAAATTCCACCTTTAAACCATTCCTCTTACCCATTTCCACAGAACATGGGAAAGATACTGACGGGTCCTTGA
- the LOC108994277 gene encoding uncharacterized protein LOC108994277: protein MHAIWVSLKETANCRVKLTNVVSRAGTCGNRSEKDILEREPAHCTATPIRKAIFGQTRTLLYGLNTGDPSRNIVELIFQRASMNPSKPSRKIKTVLKVKNSVEILDRFEEYREKVKKKAYERYKRNPRSTVDGNELLRFYGSTMVCCSGKSKRVSELCKDPICEVCRIIESNFDTDRTRRYGVRLSTGSDDSSENMIATTRVNNIKRAVIVCRAIAGSIGNMWDGEYEGFDSVGSGLLSNLECLIVPNPNAILPCFVIVFD, encoded by the exons atgcatgcTATCTGGGTCTCCCTTAAGGAGACAGCTAACTGTAGAGTAAAGCTGACGAATGTGGTTAGCCGGGCCGGAACATGTGGAAACAGAAGTGAAAAGGATATACTGGAACGTGAGCCTGCCCATTGCACGGCAACTCCGATTCGCAAGGCTATTTTCGGCCAGACGCGAACATTGCTTTATG GGTTGAACACTGGAGACCCATCAAGAAACATCGTTGAGCTCATCTTTCAAAGAGCGTCCATGAACCCCTCTAAGCCATCAAGAAAGATAAAAACTGTCCTCAAGGTGAAGAATTCCGTAGAAATTCTTGACAGGTTTGAAGAATATAGAGAGAAGGTGAAGAAGAAAGCCTACGAGAGATATAAAAGGAATCCAAGAAGCACGGTGGACGGGAACGAGCTGTTACGATTCTATGGCTCTACTATGGTTTGCTGCAGTGGCAAGTCAAAGCGAGTATCTGAATTGTGTAAAGATCCCATTTGTGAAGTCTGCAGGATTATTGAATCTAATTTTGACACAGATCGCACCAGAAGATATGGTGTCCGTTTGAGTACTGGTAGTGACGACTCGAGTGAGAACATGATTGCCACTACAAGAGTGAACAATATAAAGAGGGCTGTCATCGTTTGCAGGGCAATTGCTGGGAGCATAGGTAATATGTGGGATGGGGAATATGAAGGTTTTGATTCAGTGGGAAGTGGGCTGCTTTCTAACTTGGAGTGCTTGATAGTGCCAAATCCAAATGCTATACTTCCCTGTTTCGTTATAGTTTTTGACTGA